The following proteins come from a genomic window of Triticum aestivum cultivar Chinese Spring chromosome 6A, IWGSC CS RefSeq v2.1, whole genome shotgun sequence:
- the LOC123127702 gene encoding regulator of nonsense transcripts UPF2 produces the protein MESSQTENLTDTKQDDDARQSKQEDEEARIEEYKRLMDQKIALRRNNQNPERPDANYLRTLDSSIKRNTTVIKKLKTINDEQKDGLMDELKSVNLSKFVSEAVSYICEAKLRSADIQAAVQVCSLLHQRYKDFSPCLIQGLLKVFLPGKSGDDLDTDKNSRAMKKRSTLKLLIELYFVGIVEDASIFVNIIKDLTSLEHLKDREATQTNLSLLSSFVRQGRLFIGLRSHGHEYYDEFFKDLNVTADQKKFFKKALNSYYDAVSELLQSENASLRLMEAENAKVLSAKGELSDENTASYEKLRKSFDQLLRGVSSVAEAIDLQPPVMPDDGNTTRVTTGTDVTPSSGKEPSVLEPIWDDDDTKTFYESLPDLRAFVPAVLLGEAEQKLNEQHAKGREQSSESNAEQETEVHDNAQTSSATEDQLEGKADDVAKDSEEKEKDKGKEAEKSKEKDLDRKTEKDKEKVRALDGGSLDNLLQRLPGCVSRDLIDQLTVEFCYLNSKASRKKLVRALFSVPRTSLELLPYYSRMIATLSSCMKDVPTMLLPMLEEEFNFLINKKDQINIETKIKNIRFIGELCKFKIAPAALVFSCLKACLDDFNHHNIDVACNLLETCGRFLYRSPETTIRMANMLEILMRLKNVKNLDPRHSTLVENAYYLCKPPERSARVSKVRPPLYQYIRKLLFSDLDKSSVEHVLRQLRKLPWVECQQYLVKCFLKVHKGKYSQVHLIALLTAGLSRYHDDFAVAVVDEVLEEIRVGLELNDYATQQRRLAHMRFLGELYSYKHIDSSVVFETLYLIIMFGHGTYEQDVLDPPEDCFRIRLIITLLQTCGHYFTRGSSKRKLDKFLLHFQRYIIMKGPLPLDIEFDIQDLFAELRPNMTRYSSIDELNSALAELEEHERAASVEKPESERHSDNESQKRQPHDDGRGSANGAEGNGKDHGEGADSESYSDSGSIGGHEDEEDLLSEEKSNDASENEGDDEDDGMPVGSDEDEGVEVRQKVVQVDPKEQEDFDRELKALLQESLESRKSEVRSRSSLNMKVPMNVLEGSKDARAVESESGEETVDEEGGNAGGGSKVRVKVLMKKGHKQQTKQMFVPGDCSLVQSTKQQEAAELEEKQNIKRRILEYNEREEEEMNGGSSQMGNWGQGGSNTSSSIRSGGRGNWDGWIRGGARRHHAAGGFYQGYGRRR, from the exons ATGCAAACTACCTGAGGACTCTTGACTCAAGTATTAAACGAAATACAACAGTTATAAAGAAGCTCAAAACAATAAATGATGAACAAAAGGATGGATTAATGGATGAGTTGAAAAGTGTGAACTTGAGCAAATTTGTCAGTGAAGCAGTTTCTTATATTTGTGAGGCTAAACTTCGTTCTGCTGATATACAAGCTGCAGTTCAG GTTTGCTCATTGCTTCATCAAAGATACAAGGACTTCTCTCCTTGTCTTATACAAGGTTTACTGAAGGTCTTCTTGCCTGGTAAATCTGGAGATGATTTGGATACAGACAAAAACTCAAGAGCTATGAAGAAGAGAAGCACCCTGAAACTACTGATTGAACTGTACTTTGTTGGAATAGTTGAAGATGCTAGTATCTTTGTAAACATTATAAAAGATCTTACATCACTGGAGCATTTGAAGGACCGGGAAGCAACTCAGACAAATCTGTCTCTTCTCTCTTCCTTTGTTCGTCAAGGGAGGTTATTTATAGGGTTACGGTCTCATGGTCATGAATATTACGATGAG TTCTTTAAGGACTTAAATGTTACTGCTGATCAGAAGAAATTCTTCAAGAAAGCCTTGAACTCTTACTATGATGCTGTGTCTGAACTACTACAATCAGAAAATGCG TCTCTTCGTCTGATGGAGGCAGAGAATGCAAAAGTTTTGAGTGCCAAAGGTGAATTAAGTGATGAGAACACAGCTTCATATGAGAAGCTCCGAAAGTCTTTTGATCAGTTACTACGTGGTGTATCCTC GGTAGCTGAAGCTATTGACTTGCAGCCTCCGGTGATGCCAGATGATGGGAATACAACAAGGGTTACTACGGGAACTGATGTCACCCCCTCTTCGGGAAAAGAACCATCTGTGCTGGAACCTATTTGGGATGATGACGATACCAAGACTTTTTATGAATCTTTACCTGATCTAAG AGCATTTGTACCTGCTGTCTTATTGGGAGAGGCTGAACAGAAGTTGAATGAGCAACATGCTAAGGGCCGTGAACAATCTAGT GAGTCGAATGCGGAACAAGAGACTGAAGTGCATGATAATGCTCAGACTTCTTCTGCCACTGAAGATCAACTTGAGGGAAAGGCAGATGATGTAGCGAAAGAtagtgaagaaaaagaaaaggataaGGGAAAAGAGGCAGAAAAATCGAAAGAGAAGGATTTGGACAGGAAAACTGAAAAAGATAAAGAGAAAGTAAGAGCCTTGGATGGTGGAAGTTTGGACAACCTGCTACAGAGGTTGCCAGGATGTGTGAGCCGTGATCTTATAGATCAATTGACG GTTGAGTTTTGCTACCTGAATTCTAAAGCAAGCCGGAAAAAACTTGTGCGGGCCTTATTCAGTGTTCCAAGGACTTCTCTGGAGCTTTTACCGTATTATTCTCGAATGATTGCCACATTGTCATCATGTATGAAAGATGTCCCTACTATGCTTCTCCCCATGCTTGAAGAGGAGTTCAACTTCTTAATAAATAAAAAG GATCAGATCAACATTGAAACAAAAATAAAGAATATAAGATTTATTGGAGAATTGTGCAAATTCAAAATTGCACCAGCGGCTCTTGTTTTTAGTTGTTTGAAG GCGTGCCTAGATGATTTCAATCATCATAATATTGACGTGGCCTGCAACCTTCTCGAGACATGCGGACGTTTTTTATATCGTTCACCTGAAACTACAATCCGCATGGCTAACATGCTGGAGATACTGATGAGATTGAAAAATGTTAAGAATCTGGATCCGCGCCACAGTACACTTGTAGAAAATGCCTACTACCTTTGTAAACCACCTGAAAGATCTGCGAGAGTTTCAAAAGTTCGCCCACCTTTGTATCAA TACATAAGGAAGCTGCTTTTCTCAGATCTCGACAAATCAAGTGTTGAGCATGTTCTTCGCCAGTTACGAAAGCTACCTTGGGTAGAGTGCCAGCAATACCTTGTAAAGTGCTTTCTAAAGGTTCACAAGGGAAAGTACAGCCAAGTTCACCTGATTGCTCTTCTCACTGCTGGGCTTAGCCGTTATCATGATGACTTTGCTGTTGCAGTGGTAGATGAG GTTTTGGAAGAGATAAGGGTTGGGTTGGAGTTGAATGACTATGCGACGCAACAAAGACGACTTGCACACATGCGATTTCTTGGAGAGCTGTACAGCTACAAGCATATTGACTCATCAGTTGTATTTGAGACATTATACCTTATCATTATGTTTGGTCATGGGACTTATGAA CAAGATGTGTTGGATCCACCAGAAGATTGCTTCAGGATCaggttgatcataacacttctgcAGACTTGTGGCCACTATTTCACTAGAGGCTCGTCCAAAAGAAAGCTTGACAAGTTCTTGCTACATTTTCAAAGATACATTATTATGAAAGGGCCCTTACCACTTGACATAGAGTTTGACATTCAG GATTTGTTTGCTGAGCTACGACCAAACATGACCAGATATTCATCAATAGATGAACTTAACTCTGCATTAGCTGAACTCGAAGAACACGAGCGTGCGGCCTCAGTAGAGAAACCTGAGAGTGAAAGGCACTCGGACAATGAATCTCAGAAAAGGCAGCCACATGATGATGGCAGGGGTTCAGCGAATGGAGCTGAGGGAAATGGTAAGGATCATGGAGAAGGCGCAGATAGTGAGAGCTATTCAGATAGTGGCAGCATTGGTGGTCATGAAGATGAAGAAGATCTTCTGTCTGAGGAGAAATCAAATGATGCATCGGAGAACGAaggtgatgatgaggatgatgggATGCCTGTTGGTTCTGATGAAGATGAGGGTGTTGAGGTTAGGCAAAAGGTCGTGCAGGTTGATCCCAAGGAGCAAGAAGACTTTGACCGAGAGCTGAAAGCCCTTCTACAGGAGAGTTTGGAGTCACGTAAATCGGAGGTGCGTTCCAGGTCCAGTTTGAACATGAAGGTACCAATGAATGTCCTTGAAGGTTCAAAGGATGCAAGGGCTGTGGAGTCAGAGAGTGGAGAAGAAACTGTGGATGAAGAGGGTGGTAATGCTGGTGGTGGCAGCAAGGTGCGTGTTAAGGTGCTAATGAAGAAAGGGCACAAGCAACAGACGAAGCAGATGTTCGTCCCTGGCGACTGCTCTCTTGTACAGAGCACAAAGCAGCAAGAAGCTGCCGAGCTTGAGGAGAAGCAGAACATTAAGCGGAGGATCCTTGAATACAacgagagggaggaggaagaaatGAATGGCGGATCGTCACAAATGGGGAACTGGGGCCAAGGAGGGAGCAATACCAGCAGCAGTATTAGATCAGGTGGGCGGGGCAATTGGGATGGTTGGATCAGGGGAGGCGCTCGGCGTCACCACGCCGCTGGTGGTTTCTACCAAGGATATGGCAGGAGAAGATGA